Proteins co-encoded in one Carcharodon carcharias isolate sCarCar2 chromosome 7, sCarCar2.pri, whole genome shotgun sequence genomic window:
- the ankrd11 gene encoding ankyrin repeat domain-containing protein 11 isoform X4, with protein MSDRMPKHPSQSILGQKRTPSSASKTKDKVNKRNERGETRLHRAAIRGDARRIKELISEGADVNVKDFAGWTALHEACNRGYYDVAKQLLAAGAEVNTKGLDDDTPLHDAANNGHRKVVKLLLRYGGNPHQSNRKGETPLKVANSPAMVNLLLGKGSCSSSDESSTETSEDEDAPSVAPSSSIDGNNTDSEFEKGLRHKIKRQELSKTVTPVKDEYEFDEDDEEDRIPPVDDKHLLKKDYRKDIKTNNCISIPKLETKTYSKNSLLTPKKTPRRILSDTNSSDEEDRLICFSPPLSRPSVHSSLLNTSSKQRESPVKKQQKEKTKVKKKWKKEVKNKEARLGKDDEQFNSSATESEDSESEEEDKGSIQSGISMKDSYMSLKESAMFSSLSASCSSSQGSYVSSKHIPSLVEQHSKPWRADSWKSNMSPVWSDVSSLSESERTRLTSESDYSSEDSSLESIKQMKETKDHKKKNLIDGDVTEKKMTEDIFKILNTDGIVRKFDKQGKVVKKHKVKHKHKMKAKEKGRSQNTLAGPKAESLDMEESKQNADKSVSPENENLSIDRVKVVKHDKEQLKKEEKEKLFKVKSEEKDWLLQDDLGKACKEEKLTKKIKDSSKDNYKSVKEERDKMSKVDKEKPFKEKEKSSKEEKLKIHKDDKKKKAKDKCSKGEKHLKPDKDRSLKDDKEKLKKEKTRKEESDYEDLKTRSQFVDNDDRFSVSDHEDKWFSDLSSDSSFYDLKEDNWSIPIKDFKEHKDGAVGKLVVEAMKEECKEKKKESKLKEKRELNEKRHDKDNLRKKDQDYVEKSAEKKKDQSDKNKSGHGCPLEKERKRKDSTESIKDRKDKDAFENIKERKDTISECNKDRKELKGKPEDASKGDSREFGSECFFKEKPESDFAGRTLEARERHYSEKEKDKKDGTEKKDKLKFEKFKDKSKEKVSLEIEKEKIEKSMFDKFLKDKDTDKEKLYRESGSFKDKREQREKNRDLFNRDKERKVSSELNKEKKEKNVMEKHTEKEKDLTERKEKEKSDKLKGTDLELGKEKNWHSIANDIFTDESGDELDYCELGSNGMCRSDSLPEKEEMKGEKELFPPDKHRKYSADKQHSAGKQKDKELKDKKKDKILTDCGKDKREKSLSERQKEKKDKELADKFKERKDRVSIDLNLEKKVKPKLPEKIEKRYSNDEKVKVKAKEKTDKEVLLKERRLSKGNTIEEEKKCPEKLEDTTFNEFKEDSNDKNSEISSDSFTERAHDSTMCGLNDVSIVGQDIGEEELKDSLSILYTHEKIKEKERNRHSSSSSKKNHEKDKTKKEKRDKSEEFKEATVKREGPPFERETLMSDCDFISHFMKIEKEDESDKSGDAMLSEKKDKSESEKELSKKLEKVANTFISIKEKDKDKKKKDKHKDKSKDDKEKHKEKHGELAMVFKHSKEEQRKDSLSIVRESGGNKEKTKDDYFKNNEIKQKEKIKDGAEKDKNESFKCRMNENDKLNQPKEVSRKDSRPKEKLLVDGDLMMTSFERMLSQKDLEIEERHKRHKERMKLKEKLRHRSGDPKLREKFRSTEEIRRKNFDMPTKKAGSIDTQQRDKKFRDQGPGQIMSPDTKIQPVSGLDAKDWLSTPGLKENLPASPRSDQDRPTGVPKLTPMVSCPSYEDLLPAPHTPNCVNEDFTDLFEGIEPQNSVTMSTISMNACSPSFFDRFINVPTSVHENPNPASIVPVPGLYRSVSMDSRRSLEEEFNINSEKFYRQQSVPASADYDASIPQPMEEKSVVQSEGFSGLSPSYVSPEYGISSPHLEQSHPRMAKSFTENLNPSPESVLNHLQTKSSPSHKFDQLEQSLDSLVTDFGLPLDSSEQQPKSPLTSPNSTLNANLLSISGDPFAPNDSAQNKLSHPSSPHRPCEQLSLSPVDNSLDHSVNWSMGSELQLKPSQISLCEPSKPLCCSETMHTAVMPFVSSLSSPFPESPVQCSMSTPDLGQDGDRGDMTGVDQREESAALDDAITYMSPVRTNSPCDSCKPLPDKCANNVPPETQHLAVESQQEPMKSEKCAQLQQNIPSEDQEESLWNDPFPNSIDDLDLGPFSLPMLPLQDKEDPVIEMTEPKTEEIAKIHDTNNSAAMNTHSEVIDYPSGEEHEAISEILKMEPTLVEDKIEDSVSNTTVEKTSVKVEDIGENNIQPLSMQPIEPDIEFEDKAVDVAPSSLENGTIFKVPEVTEATVKPVIEASKPTKAEEIPQRITRNRAQMLANQSKQNNAASLEKDTAPAQLGKAKGRVADEDDAQAQHPRKRKIPRASHQPMILNPSAQQTREIIQQTLAAIVDAIKLDEIEPYHSDRSNPYFEYLQIRKKIEEKRKILCCIIPQAPQCYAEYVTYTGSYLLDGKPLSKLHIPVIAPPPSLCEPLKELFRHQEAVRGKLRLQHSIEREKLVVSCEQEILRVHCRAARTIANQAVPFSACTMLLDSEVYNMPSENQGDENKTSVRDRFNARQFISWLQDVDDKYDRMKTCLLMRQQHEAAALNAVQRMEWQLKVQELDPAGHKSLCVSEVPSFYVPMVDVNDDFVLLPA; from the exons ATCGTATGCCAAAGCACCCCTCGCAGTCGATTCTTGGACAAAAGAGAACACCAAGTTCTGCCtccaaaaccaaagacaaagtaaATAAAAGAAATGAACGTGGAGAGACACGACTTCACAGAGCTGCCATCCGGGGAGATGCACGGCGGATAAAAGAACTTATTAGTGAAGGTGCAGATGTAAATGTGAAAGACTTTGCAG GATGGACTGCACTGCATGAAGCATGTAATAGAGGTTACTATGATGTTGCTAAGCAACTCCTAGCAGCAGGTGCTGAAGTCAATACAAAAGGCTTGGACGATGACACACCCCTCCATGATGCAGCTAATAATGGTCACCGCAAG GTAGTGAAGCTGCTGTTGAGATATGGAGGGAATCCTCACCAGAGTAACAGAAAAGGAGAGACACCACTCAAAGTTGCCAATTCCCCCGCGATGGTGAATCTGTTACTGGGAAAGGGTTCCTGCAGCTCCAGTGATGAGAGCTCAACAG AAACTTCAGAAGATGAAGATGCTCCCTCAGTTGCGCCTTCCAGTTCAATTGATGGTAATAACACAGACTCTGAGTTTGAGAAGGGCCTAAGGCACAAAATCAAGCGACAAGAGTTATCTAAAACAGTAACACCAGTCAAGGATGAGTATGAATttgatgaggatgatgaggaaGATAGAATACCACCTGTTGACGACAAgcatttgctgaaaaaagattatAGAAAGGACATAAAAACGAACAATTGCATTTCTATTCCTAAATTAGAGACAAAAACTTATTCTAAAAATTCCCTTCTAACACCAAAGAAAACTCCACGACGTATTTTATCTGACAccaacagttctgatgaagaggatAGATTAATATGCTTCTCTCCTCCTCTTAGCAGGCCTTCAGTGCACTCCAGTCTGCTCAATACAAGTTCTAAACAAAGAGAGTCACCAGtaaaaaaacagcaaaaggaaaaaacaaaagtgaaaaaaaaatggaaaaaagaGGTGAAAAACAAGGAAGCCAGATTGGGTAAGGATGACGAGCAATTCAATTCATCTGCAACAGAAAGTGAGGACTCAGAAAGTGAGGAAGAGGATAAAGGTTCCATACAGAGTGGGATTAGTATGAAGGACTCTTATATGAGCCTGAAAGAATCAGCAATGTTCTCTTCATTATCTGCATCCTGTTCTTCCTCTCAAGGGAGCTATGTGTCATCAAAGCATATTCCCAGTCTTGTAGAACAACATTCTAAACCTTGGCGAGCTGATAGTTGGAAATCAAACATGTCGCCCGTTTGGTCTGATGTGAGCTCTTTGTCAGAGTCTGAGAGAACACGACTCACAAGTGAATCTGACTATTCTTCAGAAGATTCAAGTTTAGAGTCTATTAAGCAAATGAAAGAGACAAAAGACCATAAAAAGAAAAATCTCATTGATGGAGATGTTACAGAAAAGAAAATGACGGAAGATATCTTTAAGATTTTGAACACTGATGGAATAGTTCGAAAGTTTGATAAGCAGGGCAAAGTTGTGAAAAAGCATAAAGTGAAACACAAGCACAAAATGAAAGCCAAGGAAAAAGGGCGATCACAGAATACTCTGGCAGGCCCAAAAGCTGAGAGTTTAGATATGGAGGAGTCTAAGCAAAACGCAGACAAATCTGTAAGTCCAGAAAATGAAAACCTTTCAATTGACAGAGTAAAAGTAGTTAAACATGACAAAGAACAACTGAAgaaggaagaaaaagaaaaactttTTAAAGTCAAATCTGAAGAAAAAGATTGGTTACTTCAAGATGATTTAGGGAAAGCCTGTAAAGAAGAAAAGTTAACAAAGAAAATCAAAGACTCCTCCAAAGATAACTACAAATCTgtaaaagaagagagagacaaaatgtCTAAAGTCGATAAAGAAAAACCctttaaagagaaagaaaaatcttCTAAAGAAGAAAAGCTTAAAATCCACAAAGATGATAAAAAGAAAAAGGCAAAGGACAAGTGTTCAAAAGGTGAAAAACATTTAAAACCAGATAAAGATAGAAGTCTTAAAGATGACAAGgaaaaattaaaaaaagaaaagactcGTAAAGAGGAGTCAGATTATGAGGATCTGAAAACCAGGAGTCAATTTGTAGACAATGATGATAGGTTCAGTGTGTCTGATCATGAAGATAAATGGTTTTCAGATTTGTCCTCTGATTCTTCCTTCTATGATTTAAAAGAAGATAATTGGAGTATTCCAATTAAAGACTTTAAGGAACATAAAGATGGCGCAGTAGGGAAACTGGTTGTTGAAGCTATGAAAGAAGAATGTAAGGAAAAGAAAAAGGAATCTAAGTTAAAAGAAAAGCGAGAACTAAATGAAAAGCGCCATGATAAAGACAACTTGAGAAAGAAAGATCAAGATTATGTAGAAAAAAGTGCAGAGAAGAAAAAGGACCAGTCTGATAAAAATAAGTCAGGGCATGGCTGTCCTctggaaaaagagagaaaaagaaaggactCTACTGAAAGTATTAAAGACCGAAAAGATAAAGATGCCTTTGAAAACATTAAAGAACGCAAAGATACCATTTCTGAATGCAACAAGGATAGGAAAGAGCTTAAAGGAAAACCAGAAGATGCTTCTAAAGGTGATTcaagagagtttgggagtgaatgtttcttcaAAGAGAAGCCTGAAAGTGATTTTGCTGGAAGAACATTGGAAGCAAGGGAGAGACATTATTCAGAGAAAGAGAAGGACAAAAAGGATGGAACCGAAAAGAAGGACAAATTAAAATTTGAAAAATTCAAAGACAAGTCTAAGGAGAAAGTTTCATTGgaaattgaaaaggaaaaaatagaGAAAAGCATGTTTGATAAATTCTTAAAAGACAAAGATACTGATAAAGAAAAGCTATATAGAGAGTCAGGTAGTTTCAAAGACAAAAGAGAACAAAGGGAAAAGAACAGAGATCTTTTCAATCGAGACAAGGAGAGAAAAGTCTCATCAGAACTGAATAAagagaagaaagagaaaaatgtaATGGAAAAACATACAGAAAAAGAGAAAGATCTTAcagaaagaaaggagaaagaaaaatcAGATAAACTAAAAGGAACTGATCTGGAACTAGGAAAAGAAAAGAACTGGCACAGCATAGCAAATGACATCTTCACAGatgaaagtggtgatgagctagATTATTGTGAACTTGGAAGTAATGGGATGTGCAGAAgtgactcactgcctgaaaaggaagAGATGAAGGGAGAGAAGGAACTGTTTCCACCTGACAAACACCGAAAATACTCAGCTGACAAACAACATTCAGCAGGGAAGCAGAAAGATAAAGAATTGAAAGATAAGAAAAAGGATAAAATATTAACAGACTGTGGGAAAGACAAGAGAGAAAAAAGTTTATCtgaaagacaaaaagaaaaaaaagacaaagaACTAGCTGATAAATTTAAGGAAAGAAAGGACAGAGTGTCAATAGATTTGAACCTAGAAAAGAAAGTCAAGCCAAAGCTTCCAGAAAAGATAGAAAAGAGATACTCCAATGATGAAAAGGTTAAAGTTAAGGCCAAGGAGAAAACTGACAAAGAGGTTTTATTAAAAGAAAgaaggctttcaaaaggaaatactatcgaagaagaaaaaaaatgccCAGAAAAACTAGAAGATACAACTTTCAATGAATTTAAAGAGGATTCCAATGACAAGAACAGTGAAATTTCATCTGACAGCTTTACAGAAAGAGCACATGATTCCACAATGTGTGGTTTAAATGATGTTTCAATTGTTGGTCAAGATATTGGAGAGGAAGAATTAAAGGATTCTCTTTCTATTCTGTATACGCATGAAAAAATTAAAGAAAAGGAGAGAAACAGGCATTCGTCATCTTcatcaaaaaaaaatcatgagaaagataaaacaaaaaaAGAGAAACGGGATAAGTCAGAGGAATTCAAAGAAGCTACTGTTAAAAGGGAAGGTCCACCATTTGAACGTGAAACCCTGATGTCTGATTGTGATTTTATAAGTCATTTTATGAAAATTGAGAAAGAAGATGAATCAGACAAAAGTGGGGATGCTATGTTAAGTGAGAAGAAAGATAAGAGTGAGTCTGAAAAGGAATTGTCTAAAAAATTAGAAAAAGTTGCAAATACTTTCATCAGTATCAAAGAGAAGGATAAAGACAAAAAAAAGAAAGACAAACATAAGGACAAATCAAAAGATGACAAAGAAAAGCACAAGGAAAAACATGGAGAATTGGCCATGGTCTTCAAACATTCaaaagaagaacaaagaaaagacTCTCTCTCAatagttagagagtcaggtgggAACAAAGAAAAAACAAAAGATGACTACTTCAAAAATAATGAAATTAAACAAAAGGAGAAAATCAAAGATGGAGCAGAAAAGGACAAAAATGAATCATTTAAGTGTAGAATGAATGAAAATGATAAATTAAACCAGCCAAAAGAAGTATCTCGTAAGGACAGTAGGCCTAAGGAAAAGCTTTTAGTTGATGGAGACCTGATGATGACCAGCTTTGAGCGTATGCTAAGCCAGAAAGATCTAGAAATTGAAGAACGGCACAAAAGGCATAAGGAAAGAATGAAACTGAAAGAGAAGCTGAGACACCGATCAGGAGATCCCAAGTTAAGGGAAAAATTTCGAAGTACAGAAGAAATACGTAGGAAGAACTTTGATATGCCAACAAAAAAAGCAGGTTCAATTGACACTCAACAAAGAGACAAAAAATTTAGAGATCAAGGACCAGGTCAAATTATGTCACCAGATACAAAGATTCAGCCAGTTTCTGGTCTCGATGCAAAAGATTGGCTTTCCACTCCTGGACTGAAAGAGAATTTGCCTGCTTCACCAAGATCTGATCAAGACAGGCCCACAGGTGTTCCAAAACTGACTCCAATGGTTTCTTGTCCAAGTTATGAGGACTTGCTGCCTGCACCCCATACACCTAACTGTGTGAATGAAGATTTTACTGATCTATTTGAAGGAATAGAGCCCCAGAATTCAGTGACCATGTCCACAATATCCATGAATGCCTGCTCCCCTTCCTTTTTTGATAGATTTATCAATGTCCCCACTAGTGTTCATGAGAATCCAAATCCAGCTAGCATTGTTCCTGTTCCTGGCCTCTATCGATCAGTATCGATGGATTCCAGGAGATCACTAGAAGAAGAATTTAACATTAATTCTGAGAAATTCTATAGGCAACAGAGTGTGCCAGCTTCAGCAGATTATGATGCCTCCATCCCTCAGCCGATGGAGGAGAAATCAGTTGTTCAGTCTGAGGGGTTCTCTGGCTTGTCACCATCATATGTTTCACCCGAGTATGGGATTTCCTCACCACATTTGGAACAGTCCCATCCTAGAATGGCCAAGTCATTTACAGAAAATCTTAACCCTTCACCTGAAAGTGTACTTAATCATTTGCAGACAAAATCTTCACCATCACATAAATTTGATCAACTGGAGCAGTCTTTAGATAGCTTAGTTACTGATTTTGGTTTGCCATTAGATTCTTCGGAGCAGCAACCAAAATCTCCTTTGACTTCTCCTAATTCAACTTTAAATGCCAACCTTCTGTCTATTTCTGGAGACCCATTTGCTCCTAATGATTCAGCCCAGAATAAACTAAGCCATCCATCTTCTCCACACAGACCATGTGAACAGCTAAGTCTGAGCCCTGTGGATAATTCATTGGATCATTCAGTGAATTGGTCAATGGGCTCTGAGTTGCAGCTGAAGCCATCTCAAATATCTCTTTGTGAACCTTCCAAGCCCCTTTGTTGTTCAGAGACCATGCATACTGCGGTGATGCCATTTGtttcctctctttcctcccctTTTCCTGAATCCCCTGTCCAGTGCTCAATGTCAACCCCTGACTTGGGGCAAGATGGAGACAGAGGTGATATGACAGGAGTGGACCAAAGGGAAGAGTCGGCAGCTTTAGATGATGCTATCACATATATGTCTCCAGTTAGAACAAATTCACCATGTGATTCTTGCAAGCCACTTCCTGATAAATGTGCTAATAATGTGCCTCCAGAAACACAACATTTAGCTGTGGAAAGCCAGCAGGAACCAATGAAGTCAGAAAAATGTGCTCAGCTACAGCAGAATATTCCTTCTGAAGACCAGGAAGAATCCTTATGGAATGATCCTTTTCCAAATTCCATAGATGATCTTGATCTGGGACCATTTTCACTTCCAATGCTGCCATTACAAGACAAAGAAGACCCAGTCATTGAAATGACAGAGCCCAAAACTGAAGAAATTGCTAAGATACATGACACAAATAATTCTGCAGCTATGAATACTCATTCTGAAGTTATAGATTATCCATCAGGGGAAGAACATGAAGCTATTAGTGAGATTCTAAAGATGGAGCCAACACTAGTAGAGGATAAAATTGAGGATAGTGTCAGTAACACAACAGTAGAAAAGACTTCAGTAAAAGTTGAAGATATTGGAGAAAATAATATTCAGCCGCTTTCAATGCAGCCTATTGAACCAGATATAGAATTTGAAGATAAAGCTGTGGATGTTGCTCCAAGTtctttggaaaatggcacaatttTCAAAGTACCAGAAGTTACAGAGGCAACAGTTAAACCAGTAATTGAGGCATCAAAACCAACCAAAGCAGAAGAGATTCCTCAAAGAATCACAAGGAACCGAGCACAAATGTTGGCTAATCAGAGCAAGCAAAATAATGCTGCCTCTTTAGAGAAGGATACTGCTCCAGCTCAATTAGGAAAAGCAAAAGGACGAGTAGCGGATGAAGATGATGCACAGGCGCAGCATCCACGCAAGCGAAAAATCCCTCGTGCAAGTCATCAACCAATGATTCTTAACCCATCAGCGCAGCAAACTCGAGAAATAATCCAACAAACATTGGCTGCTATTGTTGATGCAATTAAATTAGATGAGATTGAGCCATATCATAGTGACCGATCAAACCCCTACTTTGAATACCTTCAAATTCGTAAAAAGATTGAAGAAAAGCGTAAAATCCTGTGCTGTATTATCCCACAAGCACCTCAGTGCTATGCTGAATATGTCACATATACTGGTTCCTATTTGCTGGATGGAAAGCCTCTCAGCAAACTCCATATCCCAGTG ATTGCGCCACCTCCATCCTTGTGTGAGCCATTGAAGGAACTTTTCAGGCATCAGGAAGCTGTGCGTGGGAAACTGCGTCTTCAACATAGCATTGAACGG